ttattaaaagcTACCAAGCATTGAGCTAAAGTTAGTGTTGTGTCGAGTAAACGTTGATAATTATGCTGTGATACCAAGGCGAACCGCTGACGCTGTATTgtcatcataaggtttattcataacaaagggttacagcatcgatttacagatacctgcagatacccggagaataatcgccccatctcaaatctgattattctgcttctcctctgtcctaactgtggtatatattctatgtaatctgatatgggtgttcccctacagaccaatcccctgtctccacacaacagacttcctctgttctatggtgtgtccctctaaaactgctccctctaaaactgaataaacatcctctcaggttccacttgaaaacatttgcaaagtcataattcttcagATACCACACTAGCAAGAAGTAAAAATAAGAAACATGACTTGTCAGTTGAAAGTAATGCTGAGCTTACCTGTGATGTTGTACAACGATTTAAGTCAATAATTCATTTTGTGGAAATCCGTGTCAATGCGCTTTCATAGATAAACTGATTTGCAAAGTCATATTTGACTACGTTTCGGATAAGGGCTAGGTTTAGTTAATTTGTAACCATCTACAAACATACTTCACGTGTGAGCTTATTACTTCCTGTTTATAACCTGTTGCTACTGTGGTTTACTTCTGTATGTCTGCAATGCTGGGTGGGCTGATGGTGAAACGGTAAGCAAGAAAACAGATATGTGATCTGAGTTCCGTAGCGATTAGCAACGCTACTCTGACTGCCACCAAAGTGCTGCGAACTTGCTTTCAAGTCTGGgggttgttgttattgttgttgggCGGCCCACTTGTCCCAGAGTCTGTGGGCTGTGCCAGAGACTAGGGGAACGTGAGGTGTGCTCGCTCAATTCATTCATATTTTTTAAAAGGAGCTTCACATCTCAGTTAATCCATATTTATAAAGCAGACATACGTCGCTGTTCAAAGGCTGGAACAAGAGGTACATGTTCACTGTAGAACCGCAATGACGCAAAAAAATATTGTGACAATTGCCTTCggtcatgggaccacgcagctgtcataccgctcaggaaggagacgcgttctgtctcctagagatgaacgtactttggtgcgaaaagtgcaaatcaatcccagaacaacagcaaaggaccttgtgaagatgctggaggaaacaggtacaaaagtatctatatccacagtaaaacaagtcctataatcgacataacctgaaaggccgctcagcaaggaagaagccactgctccaaaaccgccataaaaaagccagactacggcttgcaactgcacatggggacaaagatcgtactttttggagaaatgtcctaatTGTACGAATTGTTTTCGCTTGCCTGTTCTTTTTTTCCACATCTAGATGCGACCATACTATTCCCTTAAAGCCTGGAAGTTACATCATCGAAAGCAAAACGTAAACAATAGAGCAAACGCATCACTCGCAAATGGCACTTGAGTGCTCGAGGAATGACACACAGatgaacacacaacacacaaagaGCATAGTTGGAAAATGACCATGTAATCACAGAGAGCATACACATTCAAACTGGCATATTGGTACTCTACATTCAAACCAATGTATTTCATATTCAATGTCTTGAGATTGTATTTTTGAGTACACTTTAATCAAATGGGAAAACAGCATATAAAACAGTTCATTCGGAACACCACTGAACTACATCACAAGACACAGGTTTCTTCtttattcataaaaaaaaaaaagttaattaAGAAAAAAATCGTATTTACAATGAggtattctctcctgtgtgtaaagGCTACTCTCCTGTGtgtaaaggcttctctcctgtgtgtaaaggcttctctcctgtgtgtattctgttATGTGATTTCAGGGAATCTAACCGGGCAAAATTATTTCCGCacagggagcagtggtaaggcttctctccagtgtgtattctctTATGTTTTTGCAGACAACTTGATTGagaaaaactctttccacaaaAGGAGCAttgataaggcttctctcctgtgtgcgttcTTTTGTGTGATTTCAGGAGCCTTGaatgggtaaaactctttccgcaCAGGGCGCAAAGGAAAAGCTTCTCTcgaggcttttctcctgtatgtgttTTTTCATGCTCTTTCAGGTACTTTATTAaggaaaatgtctttccacactgggagcagtggtagggcTTTTCTTCTGTGTGCGTCCTCTCGTGCTGTTTTAGGATCCCTTTCTTGGTAAAACTCTTTTCACACTGAGAGCAGTGGAAAGGTTTTTCTCCCGTGTGTACTATTTTATGTTCTTTCAGGAGTGCTAACCGGGTAAAAGCCTTTTCACACTGAGAGCATTGGTAAGGTTTCTCGCCTGTGTGTAGTATTTGatgttgttttagattctgtaACCAGGTAAAACACtgtccacactgggagcattggtgaggcttctctcctgtatgtattctcTCATGTTTTTTTAGGTCCCCTAACTGGTTAaagctctttccacagtgggaacagtgGTGTCGTCTCGTTGGTTCGGACATCTCTGGTTCctctgagtctggtctctctcctgccgaAGACAGAGTGtttatttaaagtggaactgacagtgtttaaactactttgcagatatgaaacaaacagacaatcataatatcagtaaaaatTATCAAATTCCAGGTTAATGCTACAAAACCAACCAAGGTTATACaaaaaataggttctatttgactcaacaaTATTTCATGAAGTACATTAagacattgttggcagaatagatggatgcagttcaatggatgattaatataattcaccaataatttttttttgggTAGTCCAAAAAACACATTGCTCTCAGGTTGTAAATTACAGCTGGCCTGGTACGTTGTTCGCTGCCTCCATtcaggatgcactgtttcagtttcaatgactcaatattttggagAAAAACagacgaatgtaactaaggctgggaatgtcaatacaatcagactagcaagggcaatgatcacaagtcagtcataacgtggctagcaagaacgactgttatccagttagcatatctcttgcattCGCAAATTCCCTCTGGCTATATacactctgatttcagagcactctcgtcggagtgtgccagagcgtagaataactgatgaatttacgaacgcgaaacacccgttgaatatgaccggtgtcagtaaacgttggccaaaaaagtaatagttagtcacgaacgctctagataacatgtaaacagccaaactaaccagctctgctagggcaagtaaaacggtcagagtgaggtgttctctcgtttgtatctggaagtagctagctagcaagccagccaacgttagccagttagcttggctgcttggttgggacaagctgcagaagggcgagtaggctacaattccccatagtttatcagtgcaattttgatgacaaaattagttgtaaaagtttgagaggggtttatctaatgttcctttgttagattttagctcatcttgctctggctagcattagttgttgaccttgttgttgttgatgtgcataactgagggagagagagccaaccttttcatggttgtttgatcaataggactgtaaagttcccaaatgtaagaggactcccgtggtgttgacatatttgcagaaatccactAAGGGGTAatttgtggcttttggcaaatTGTTCTAATAATTTAATTTTGCgctgtggcaaatggcttgtttgcataAACAATgctctgtatccaatcttcaaggaaaacagatgaaaagggaaacgtgttgcactcgtggtggataaactatatattgacaaccaaatgttcagagacacaaagactactccatggctattctaaaagttgtaatagaggagtcgaatattggagcacctgatactagcaatgatagggattgaaAGGATAAAACGtataatacatctttaaatacaaataattcgAACATgtcttttttggcgggaggttgttgttttggcggatggttgttgtggttggtcctgtgttctctctggcgtcctttcccccttgcggcagatgtggatgcgggtgcctTTGCACGCtctgcccatttcttccgcagtcaaccatgtggtgtgcatttttgtgtttgaaaaggtgcttgaaaaggtgcggcgttaagtgagtgagaaggggaaatggttgcatatcccagagccgaccggggggtctatgagcaggggtagtgagagagagctttcaattttgtgtagatgagggatatacatttttaaatatagtatatatctaatctaatttttaattgtcctatcatgatggaaagatccctaaccctataacctggacacccacctgagcaacccatacaccaaagagaagttcccatctctttgatggacctgctgtgagtatgcagcctaaacagatacataaatgcggtcagagacctacttgagcagcaccgcccccctcaagattctgagcctgcctggcagggttggtcctacaaagccagagccccctgatgggagagcataatatacaaggaaattctcaaagctgctaatgagaaccttgacgacttTTTACCTAGccagtggggattccggtggggtacgcccacccaggtagtggcagtgctggcaacactggctgcagtaacccatggggagggggtcacactcggacaatcagagagggggtttatcattgtggcccaggtggcacaaaataatcaaaggtctgaccgcacgggaaaatggttacaacaggggatcagagtatttgtgtctcaggtgaagagggtggatctgatctccatcacctaggacttgacatagattaatcaaatctcacattgttatcaatttctgctcaatctgcatgctttctcaatcagctttaactgtatgtgcactcgtaaatcaagttatttctcgagttgggctctgggatataacagccgttgagtatctgattttatggtggattgtggaggaggggggttgagtgtgttggagtatgtgagtatgtgcatgtgtgcttgtctcaatgtcaacaaaacgaaggagctgatggtggacttcaggagacagcagagagagcgcACCCCATCCATATCGACGGGCcacagtggagagggtgaaaagtTTAAAGTTCCtctgcgtgcacatcactgacgccctgaaatggtccacccacacagacagtgtggtgaagaaggcgcaacagcacctcttcaaactcaggaggctgaagaaattcatctttgcccctaagaccctcacagatgcaccattgagagcatcctgtcgggctgtatcaccgcctggtacggcaactgcactgcccgcaaccacagggctctccagagggtggtgcggtgtaaagtggttaacccactggctatagggtgaatgcaccaatttgtaagtcgctctggataagagcgtctgctaaatgacttaaatgtaaatgtaaatgtgaagtgTAGAATGCCCGTTTAAAGCCACACAGTTCAACAACAGCAGAGTTTGTGCCCCTGTTTTAATGACAGTactcactggtgttaatcagatctccagtcttctcttcttcctcctcctctaacgTGACAGTAATCTCCCCGTCCTTCACTCCAAAATCGTCTTCctcagtcatctccccctcctcctccttcactccaaaaactgcatcctcctcttcctccccgtcTTCTTTCacagtaacatcctcctcctctttcactctgaaaacaccttcctcttctttcaccgTAACTTCTTTCTCTTCTAATTTCAATGTAACAGCTTCATCCTCTACTTCTTGTTTAACTGTAacagcctcctcttccttctcctctttcacgagagtttctttctccgtccagcagacctcctcttctttagcaggaggggGGTAGCTCAGTGAACTCATGGTCGaggacgttagctagctagttagcactaGCTTAGTGCTACTGCTAATTTAACAAGCCAGCTAGCTGACTAACAAAAACAACGTAAATATGTTATTAAAAGGGGTAGCTAGTAGATACGACAGAAgtgtgtttaaaacacagtggctaataatCACCGAAAGAGTCTAAAGAGCTCCAATGTTTCGGCTACGTTGGCTAGCAAGCTCACGAAATGGCCGACTAGAgcagcttcttcttcttcttctttggtattttggcggtccgcaaacaaatgTTTAccggtgcatgccgccacctactgcaTGGCTGTGTATCAGCCTACTCTGCAGTatgaattcattacactttgtAATTCACTACACCCAATAAAACCTCATCACTATTCCACTACTTTGGACCTatctgatcctacaccaggccacCAGCCTGGGAGGACGTGACACTATCGTTCGAAACACCTTGTAACTCTTCTCCAGTAAAATATCATACAcacaagtacttctctgcagcatCTATACCTCTGCGATAAACGTTcaatttctgcggtacagttctatgccgcgttcaaaacaactgggagaactgagaaaaaaacgagctccgactgggaaaaattgatttgaacggtcatccaactcagaattctaACTCGGGAacttgttttgaacgcagcactAGATAAATAAACGTCCCCCACATCAAAGTAGAAACATGCCAATAACTGATGATATATGAAAACGAATTATTTAAACATTAACCTTGATTCACATTTGTTAATATTTTTATTAAAATGtgggttttaaaacatgttccaagGTGAAATAAAAACCCCCAATGtgaatcactgtatatggaattcATATTGGCTTATAGAGAAAAAACGATTCTTGGTGCCGCAGTAAAAGTATTGTAgtgaatactcagtagggtctgtagaatgtatatattgtgtcatttcatggggctcGGAGTGTTACGGAGTGTTGCTGGCATTTTACTCTGGTCAAACAACTTAAAATGGGGGGCCTGGACACCAAATGGTACAAATATAGCACTTTAGGGGGAAAATGATTATTTGTGCCGATGTAAAAGTGGGGTGGGGAGTACTTCTCTGCTGGGCACGCAATATCAAGTACACCTATATTTAGTGTTGGACTAAGAACTAATGGGTCACGTATACTTTGTAAAAATGACTAATTAGGGCGAAAATGATGGAAAATGTGCACAATTATCAATATATTTTATACTAGTTGTCATACAAAGAATAATTAAAagcatttctatgaaatattgtcatttatttttcaacccTAAATGGTGGACAACGTTTCATTTATTGCACCATACACCATTTTCTGTATGTTGTGTGCAGGGGGGGGACTAGTTTACTTAGGAACTAGTTTCCAAATCCACTAAGTTTACACCCAGAGGAGCGTCGCTGCTCATTTGGCGGCCCTTACAGAGTATGATGGCCCTTAAAACTGTGTATGGTGCaatagctacagtgcattcggaaagtattcagaccacttccctttttccacattttgttacgttacatccttattctaaaatggagtaaataaaacattttcctcatcaatctacacacaataccccataatgacagagcaaaaaaccgtttttttgaaatttttacaaatgtataaaaattaaaaactgaaataccttatttatagaagtattcagaccctttgctatgagactccacattgagctcaggtgcatcgtgtttccattgatcatccttgagatgtttctacaacttcattggagtccacctgtggtaaattcaattgattggacattatttggaaagaaggcacacacctgtttatataaggtcccacagttgacagtgcatgtcagagcaaaaaccaagccatgaggtcgaaggaattgtccgtagagctctgagacaggattgtggcgaggcacatatctggggaagggtaccaaaacacgtctgcagcatcgaaggtccccaagaacacagtggcctccttcattcttaaatggaaatagtttggaaccaccaagactcttcctagagctgtctgcctggccaaactgagcaattgggggagaagggccttggtcaggaggtgaccaagaacccgatggtcactctgacagagctccagagttcctctgtggagatgggagaaccttccagaaggacaaccatcttccAGAGGAAAcctggtagcatcatgctgtggggatgtttttcagcggcagggactgggagactagtcaggatcgatggaaagatgaacggagcaaagtatagagagatccttgatgaaaacctgctccagagcgctcagactggggtgaaggttcaccttccaacaggacaacgaccctaaggacacagccaagacaacgcaggagtggcttccggacaagtctctgaatgtccttgagtagcccagccagagcccggacatgaacccgatctaacatctctggagagacctaaaataACTGttcagtgacgctccccatccaacctgacagcgcttgagaggatctgcggagaaaaggggagaaactccccaaatacaggtgtgccaagtttgtagtgtCATAACCaacaagactcgaggctgtaatcgctgccaaaggtgcttcaacaaagcactgagtaaagggtctaaatacttatgtaaatgtgatatttccgttttttattttttaatacatttgctaacatttctaaaaacctgtttttgttttgtcattatggggtattgtgtgtagattgatgagggaaaaaaaacaatgtaatcaattttagaaaaaggctgtaacgtaagaaaatgtagaaaaagtcaaagggtctgaatacattccgaatgcactgtatgtccgaTATAAAATATGGCCGCAAAATTGAGCAGCGACACATTTTTGACTCTAGCCTCTAAATTGAAGCACAACATCAAGAgacttgactactgtaatgccgCTGACAGGAATCGCAGTAAGGCTCCTGTCTAAACTACAGATAATCCACAATGCAGTTGACAGAATAATCTCACAAACTACAAAACCCACATCACCCTGTTTCATTCAGCCTCTATTGGTTTACCATTTAGGGTCACATGTAAGATTGTGCTGCTCACCACTTAAGGTTCTCCAGAGTAATGcacctacatacagttgaagtcggaagtttacatacacttaggttggagtcattaaaactcgttttttcaaacactccacacatttcttgttaacaaactatagttttggcaagtcggttaggacatcttctttgtgcatgacacaagtgatttttccaacaattgttgacagacagattatttcacttataattcactgtatcacaattccagtgggtcagaagttcacatacactaagttgactgtgcctttaaacagcttggacaattccagaaaatgatgtcatggctttagaagcttctgataggctaattgacatcatttgagtcaattggaggtgtacctgtggatgtatttcaaggcctaccttcaaagtcagttcctctttgcttgacatcatgggaaaatccaaagaaatcagccaagacctcagaaaaaacattgtagacctccacaagtctgattcatccatgggagcaatttccaaacgcctgaaggtaccacgttcatctgtacaaacaatagtacgcaagtataaacaccatgggaccacgcagctgtcataccgctcaggaaggagacgcgttctgtctcctagagatgaacgtactttggtgcgaaaagtgcaaatcaatcccagaacaacagcaaaggaccttgtgaagatgctggaggaaacaggtacaaaagtatctatatccacagtaaaacaagtcctatatcgacataacctgaaaggccgctcagcaaggaagaagccactgctccaaaaccgccataaaaaaaaaagacagactacggcttgcaactgcacatggggacaaagatcgtactttttggagaaatgtcctaatTGTACTAATTGTTTTCGCTTGCCTGTTCTTTTTTTCCACATCTAGATGCGACCATACTATTCCCTTAAAGCCTGGAAGTTACATCATCGAATGCAAACGTAAACAATAGAGCAAACGCATCACTCGCAAATGGCACTTGAGTGCTCGAGGAATGACACACAGatgaacacacaacacacaaagaGCATAGTTGGAAAATGACCATGTAATCACAGAGAGCATACACATTCAAACTGGCATATTGGTAATCTACATTCAAACCAATTTATTTCCTATTCAATGTCTTGAGATTGTATTTTTGAGTACACTTTAATCAAATGGGAAAACAGCATTTAAAACAGTTCATTCGGAACACCATTGAACTACATCACTAGACACAGGTTTCTTCTTTATTCATaaaaaaaattaattaattaagaaAAAAATCGTATTTACAATGAggtcttctctcctgtgtgtaaagGCTACTCTCCTGTGtgtaaaggcttctctcctgtgtgtaaaggcttctctcctgtgtgtaaaggcttctctcctgtgtgtaaaggcttctctcctgtgtgtaaaggcttctctcctgtgtgtgttctgttatgTGATTTCAGGTAATCTAACCGGTTAAAATTCTTTCCGCacagggagcagtggtaaggcttctctccagtgtgtattctctTATGTTTTTTCAGACAACTTGATTGagaaaaactctttccacaaaAGGAGCAttgataaggcttctctcctgtgtgcgttcTTTTGTGTGATTTCAGGTGGGTtgactgggtaaaactctttccgcaCAGGGAGCAGAGAAAAAGCTTCTTTccaggcttttctcctgtatgtgttTTTTCATGCTCTTTCAGGTACTTTGTTAaggaaaatgtctttccacactgggagcagtggtagggcTTTTCTTCTGTGTGCGTCCTCTCGTGCTGTTTTAGGATCCCTTTCTTGGTAAAACTCTTTTCACACTGAGAGCAGTGGAAAGGTTTTTCTCCCGTGTGTACTATTTTATGTTCTTTCAGGTGTGCTAACCGGGTAAAAGCCTTTTCACACTGAGAGCATTGGTAAGGTTTCTCACCTGTGTGTATTATTTGatgttgttttagattctgtaACCAGGTAAAACACtgtccacactgggagcattggtgaggcttctctcctgtgtgtattctctcatgttttTTTAGGTCCCCTAACTGGTTAaagctctttccacagtgggaacagtgGTGTCGTCTCGTTGGTTCGGACATCTCTGGCTCTGGTTCctctgagtctggtctctctcctgccaaagacagagtgtttatttaaagtggaactgacagtgtttaaactactttgcagatatgaaacaaacagacaatcataatatcagtaaaaatGATCAAATTCCCAGTTAATGCTACAAAACCAATCAAGGTTATAAAAAACAGGTTCGATTTGACTCAACAATATTTCATGACGTACATTAagacattgttggcagaatagatggatgcagttcaatggatgattaatataattcaccaataaatTTTTTGGTAGTCCAAAAAACATATTGCTCTCAGGTTGTAAATTACAGCTGGCCTGGTACGTTGTTCGCTGCCTCCATtcaggatgcactgtttcagtttcaatgactcaatattttggacaaaaacagacgaatgtaactaaggctgggaatgtcaatacaatcagactagcaagggcaatgatcacaagtcagtcataacgtggctagcaagaacgactgttatccagttagcatatctcttgcattcgcaaattcactctggctatatacactccgatttcagagcactctcgtcggAGTGTGCCAGAGCATAGAATAACTGATGAACTTACGAACGCgaaacacccgttgaatatgaccggtgtcagtaaacgttggccaaaaaaagtaatagttagtcacgaacgctctagataacatgtaaacagccaaactaaccagctctgctagggcaagtaaaagggtcagagtgaggtgttctctcgtttgtgtctggaagtagctagctagcaagccagccaactttagccagttagcttggctgcttggttgggacaagatGCAGAAGGGCGagtaggctacaattccccatcgtttatcagtgtaattttgatggcgaaattagctgtaaaagtttgagaggggttttatctaatgttccttcgttagatttttagctcatcttgctctggctagcattagttgttgaccttgttgttgttgatgtgcataactgagggagagagagcctaccttttcatggttgtttgatcaataggactgtaaagttcccaaatgtaagaggactccgtGGTGttgacatatttgcagaaatccattaaggggaattttgtggcttttgg
This Coregonus clupeaformis isolate EN_2021a unplaced genomic scaffold, ASM2061545v1 scaf0847, whole genome shotgun sequence DNA region includes the following protein-coding sequences:
- the LOC121561862 gene encoding zinc finger protein 501, yielding MSSLSYPPPAKEEEVCWTEKETLVKEEKEEEAVTVKQEVEDEAVTLKLEEKEVTVKEEEGVFRVKEEEDVTVKEDGEEEEDAVFGVKEEEGEMTEEDDFGVKDGEITVTLEEEEEEKTGDLINTRERPDSEEPEMSEPTRRHHCSHCGKSFNQLGDLKKHERIHTGEKPHQCSQCGQCFTWLQNLKQHQILHTGEKPYQCSQCEKAFTRLALLKEHKIVHTGEKPFHCSQCEKSFTKKGILKQHERTHTEEKPYHCSQCGKTFSLIKYLKEHEKTHTGEKPREKLFLCALCGKSFTHSRLLKSHKRTHTGEKPYQCSFCGKSFSQSSCLQKHKRIHTGEKPYHCSLCGNNFARLDSLKSHNRIHTGEKPLHTGEKPLHTGE
- the LOC121563406 gene encoding zinc finger protein 436-like; translation: MSSLNYSPPAKKEEVCWTEKQGLWLNVVVKEEEEEEDVTVKGDEEAFRVKAEDEEEITVTLNEEEEDETGDLINTRERPDSEEPEPEMSEPTRRHHCSHCGKSFNQLGDLKKHERIHTGEKPHQCSQCGQCFTWLQNLKQHQIIHTGEKPYQCSQCEKAFTRLAHLKEHKIVHTGEKPFHCSQCEKSFTKKGILKQHERTHTEEKPYHCSQCGKTFSLTKYLKEHEKTHTGEKPGKKLFLCSLCGKSFTQSTHLKSHKRTHTGEKPYQCSFCGKSFSQSSCLKKHKRIHTGEKPYHCSLCGKNFNRLDYLKSHNRTHTGEKPLHTGEKPLHTGEKPLHTGEKPLHTGEKPLHTGE